In Drosophila santomea strain STO CAGO 1482 chromosome 2L, Prin_Dsan_1.1, whole genome shotgun sequence, a single window of DNA contains:
- the LOC120443875 gene encoding exportin-1, translating to MATMLTSDEASKLLDFSQKLDINLLDKIVEVVYTAQGEQLRLAQSILTTLKEHPEAWTRVDSILEYSQNQRTKFYALQILEEVIKTRWKVLPRNQCEGIKKYVVSLIIKTSSDPNVMEQNKVYLNKLNMILVHILKREWPRNWETFISDIVGASKTNESLCMNNMVILKNLSEEVFDFSQGQITQTKAKHLKDTMCSEFSQIFTLCSFVLENSMNAALIHVTLETLLRFLNWIPLGYIFETQQIETLIFKFLSVPMFRNVTLKCLSEIAGLTAANYDENFATLFKDTMVQLEQIVGQNMNMNHVFKHGSDTEQELVLNLAMFLCTFLKEHGKLVEDAKYVDYLNQALMYLVMISEVEDVEVFKICLEYWNSLVEDLYNSEFFHPTLESTKRQQVYPRRRFYAPILSKVRFIMISRMAKPEEVLVVENENGEVVREFMKDTNSINLYKNMRETLVFLTHLDSVDTDRIMTLKLLNQVNGSEFSWKNLNTLCWAIGSISGAFCEEDEKRFLVTVIKDLLGLCEQKKGKDNKAIIASNIMYVVGQYPRFLRAHWKFLKTVVNKLFEFMHETHDGVQDMACDTFIKIAIKCRRYFVTIQPNEACTFIDEILTTMSSIICDLQPQQVHTFYEAVGYMISAQVDQVQQDVLIERYMQLPNQVWDDIISRASKNVDFLKNMTAVKQLGSILKTNVAACKALGHAYVIQLGRIYLDMLNVYKITSENIIQAIEVNGVNVNNQPLIKTMHVVKKETLNLISEWVSRSNDNQLVMDNFIPPLLDAILLDYQRCKVPSAREPKVLSAMAIIVHKLRQHITNEVPKIFDAVFECTLDMINKNFEDFPQHRLSFYELLQAVNAHCFKAFLNIPPAQFKLVFDSVVWAFKHTMRNVADMGLNILFKMLQNLDQHPGAAQSFYQTYFTDILMQIFSVVTDTSHTAGLPNHAIILAYMFSLVENRKITVNLGPIPDNMIFIQEYVASLLKSAFNHLSDNQIKVFVTGLFNLDENVQAFKEHLRDFLIQIREATGEDDSDLYLEEREAALAEEQSNKHQMQRNIPGMLNPHELPEDMQDE from the exons ATGGCGACAATGTTGACATCGGACGAGGCGAGCAAGCTGCTCGACTTCTCCCAGAAGCTGGACATCAATCTGCTGGACAAGATCGTCGAGGTTGTGTACACAGCGCAGGGCGAGCAGTTGCGCCTCGCTCAGAGCATACTGACCACGTTGAAGGAGCATCCGGAGGCGTGGACGCGAGTGGACAGCATTTTGGAGTACTCACAGAACCAGCGGACCAAGTTTTATGCTCTGCAAATCCTCGAGGAGGTCATTAAAACACGCTGGAAGGTCCTTCCGCGCAACCAGTGCGAGGGAATCAAGAAGTATGTGGTCAGTCTGATCATCAAGACCTCATCGGATCCCAACGTTATGGAGCAAAACAAAGTGTATCTAAACAAGCTTAACATGATTCTGGTCCACATTCTAAAGCGCGAATGGCCACGCAATTGGGAGACATTCATCAGTGACATTGTCGGTGCGTCCAAAACGAACGAGAGCCTGTGCATGAACAACATGGTCATCCTCAAGAACCTGAGTGAAGAGGTGTTCGACTTTTCGCAGGGTCAGATCACGCAGACTAAGGCCAAGCACCTGAAAGACACCATGTGCTCGGAGTTCTCACAGATCTTTACACTATGCTCCTTCGTGTTGGAGAACTCGATGAATGCCGCCCTAATCCACGTCACACTGGAGACTCTGTTGAGGTTCCTTAACTGGATTCCGCTGGGCTACATCTTTGAAACGCAGCAGATTGAAACGCTGATATTCAAATTCCTTAGCGTGCCCATGTTCCGGAATGTGACCCTGAAGTGCCTGTCCGAAATCGCCGGCCTGACTGCGGCAAACTACGACGAAAATTTCGCGACGCTCTTTAAGGACACGATGGTGCAGTTGGAACAGATAGTCGGCCAGAATATGAACATGAATCACGTGTTCAAGCATGGCTCGGACACGGAGCAGGAGCTGGTCCTTAATTTGGCCATGTTCCTATGCACCTTCCTGAAAGAGCACGGCAAACTGGTAGAAGATGCCAAATATGTGGACTATCTAAACCAGGCGCTCATGTATCTGGTGATGATAAGCGAGGTGGAGGATGTGGAGGTATTTAAGATCTGTCTTGAATACTGGAACAGCCTCGTGGAGGATCTATACAATTCAGAGTTCTTCCACCCCACACTGGAATCTACAAAGAGGCAACAAGTGTATCCCCGTCGACGGTTCTACGCCCccatcctgtctaaagtgcGATTCATAATGATCTCGCGCATGGCCAAGCCGGAGGAGGTGCTGGTGGTGGAGAACGAAAACGGGGAAGTGGTGCGTGAGTTTATGAAGGACACGAACTCGATTAACCTGTACAAGAACATGCGCGAAACGCTGGTCTTTCTTACCCATTTGGACTCTGTGGACACGGACCGCATCATGACGCTAAAGCTGCTTAATCAGGTGAACGGATCGGAATTCTCTTGGAAGAACCTGAACACGTTGTGCTGGGCCATTGGTTCCATATCCG GTGCTTTTTGCGAAGAGGACGAAAAACGGTTCCTGGTCACCGTCATCAAGGATCTGTTGGGTCTGTGCGAACAGAAGAAGGGCAAGGACAACAAGGCCATTATTGCCTCCAATATCATGTATGTGGTGGGACAGTATCCACGCTTCCTGCGCGCCCACTGGAAGTTCCTTAAGACGGTGGTAAATAAACTCTTCGAATTTATGCACGAAACACATGATGGTGTCCAGGATATGGCATGCGATACGTTCATCAAGATAGCCATCAAGTGCCGCCGCTACTTTGTCACCATCCAGCCGAATGAGGCCTGCACCTTTATTGACGAGATTCTCACAACAATGAGCAGCATCATTTGTGATCTGCAGCCGCAGCAG gTTCACACGTTTTATGAAGCTGTCGGCTACATGATCTCCGCCCAGGTGGATCAGGTACAACAAGATGTGCTCATCGAGAGGTACATGCAACTGCCCAACCAGGTGTGGGATGACATCATATCCCGCGCCTCGAAAAACGTTGACTTCTTGAAGAACATGACCGCCGTCAAGCAGCTGGGCAGCATCCTTAAAACGAATGTGGCTGCATGCAAAGCCCTGGGGCATGCGTATGTCATTCAACTGGGTCGCATATATCTGGACATGCTGAATGTGTACAAGATAACATCGGAAAATATCATACAGGCCATCGAGGTGAATGGCGTCAATGTGAACAATCAGCCCCTGATCAAGACAATGCATGTGGTCAAAAAGGAGACGCTTAACTTGATATCCGAGTGGGTGTCTCGTTCCAACGACAATCAGTTGGTGATGGACAATTTCATACCGCCTTTGCTGGACGCTATACTGCTAGACTACCAG CGCTGCAAAGTTCCATCGGCACGGGAGCCAAAGGTTTTAAGTGCGATGGCAATCATTGTGCATAAACTGCGTCAGCATATCACAAACGAGgtaccaaaaatatttgacGCCGTCTTCGAGTGCACACTGGACATGATCAACAAGAACTTTGAGGATTTCCCACAGCACAGGCTTAGCTTCTACGAGCTACTGCAGGCGGTCAATGCACACTGCTTTAAGGCGTTCCTTAATATACCGCCGGCTCAGTTCAAACTGGTCTTCGACTCGGTGGTGTGGGCATTCAAGCACACCATGCGGAATGTGGCCGATATGGGATTGAATATTCTCTTTAAG ATGCTTCAAAACTTAGATCAGCATCCCGGTGCGGCGCAGAGTTTCTATCAGACGTACTTCACAGATATTCTGATGCAGATATTCTCGGTGGTCACTGACACCTCACACACGGCCGGCCTGCCCAATCACGCCATCATTCTGGCGTACATGTTCTCACTGGTGGAGAACAGGAAGATTACGGTGAACCTGGGTCCGATACCGGATAATATGATATTCATACAGGAGTATGTCGCGTCCCTGCTGAAATCGGCATTTAACCATCTGTCCGATAATCAGATCAAAGTCTTTGTCACTGGCCTTTTCAATTTAGACGAGAATGTGCAAGCATTTAAGGAGCATTTGAGAGATTTTCTCATTCAGATTCGA GAGGCCACCGGCGAGGACGATTCCGATCTGTACTTGGAAGAACGTGAAGCGGCTCTGGCAGAAGAGCAGTCTAACAAACATCAGATGCAGCGTAATATTCCAGGAATGTTGAATCCGCACGAGTTGCCCGAAGATATGCAGGACGAATag
- the LOC120457470 gene encoding uncharacterized protein LOC120457470: MGCITSSSKLNELRGHENVFRVRVAHLQPTPGTPIIRSGYLELTPRELIFQTPGCEPIVWALQHLRRYGLNNDLFSFEAGRRCMSGPGIYTFRVHNAEQLYPMFQRYINAVNTDAFVQGERERVNSAHSVSVNMGRTEGNNYLEPAPLMSRQLGNFHSEPSSSSASYPLQANDSQVEDSPPNLQSPVLIPSAYLDQPLRALQDCCLEGAATDLLSTPPSGNRLTTRRRTMDLPPLESAPAPAPVLSPNDAMHMYANVEALIFDLSNERCYENVNRLELPLLPREPISTQEPATPTSLAGSCGVNYIVLDLDQPRSPVGPAGSPKAINGFGSGLSLISTPAPVTAPVTPEAGTTLDVPPPPMQTQSLNSISGDAGDSQAKKVTECSGTQGYSTIDFIRTYALNKSSTELPETVTHRQHSSHDAEELRITRHSKCIRKAYSISE; this comes from the coding sequence ATGGGCtgcatcaccagcagcagcaagttaAACGAGCTGCGCGGTCATGAGAATGTGTTCCGAGTGCGAGTGGCTCACTTGCAGCCCACTCCGGGTACACCCATCATCCGGAGTGGCTACCTGGAGCTAACGCCCCGAGAACTGATATTCCAGACGCCTGGCTGTGAGCCCATTGTCTGGGCACTGCAACATCTCCGACGTTACGGCCTGAATAACGATCTCTTCTCCTTCGAAGCAGGACGCAGGTGCATGTCTGGGCCAGGGATTTACACCTTTCGTGTCCACAATGCCGAGCAGCTGTATCCGATGTTCCAGCGCTACATCAACGCGGTGAATACAGATGCCTTTGTGCAGGGCGAACGAGAAAGAGTTAACTCCGCTCATTCGGTGTCCGTGAATATGGGCAGAACTGAGGGCAATAATTACCTAGAGCCGGCTCCCTTAATGAGCCGCCAGCTGGGCAACTTTCACAGTGAGCCTTCGAGCAGCAGTGCATCGTATCCGCTGCAGGCTAATGACTCGCAAGTCGAAGACTCCCCGCCCAATTTGCAATCACCAGTCCTCATACCCAGTGCCTATTTGGATCAGCCATTGCGAGCTTTGCAGGACTGCTGTCTGGAAGGCGCCGCCACGGATTTGCTCTCCACCCCGCCCTCTGGCAATAGATTGACAACACGAAGGCGCACTATGGACCTTCCTCCCCTGGAATCCGCCCCGGCACCTGCTCCAGTTCTGAGTCCCAACGATGCCATGCACATGTACGCCAATGTGGAAGCTTTGATTTTTGATCTGAGCAATGAGCGCTGCTATGAGAACGTAAATCGCTTGGaactgccactgctgccgAGGGAACCAATTTCCACTCAGGagccggccacgcccaccagctTGGCGGGCAGCTGCGGAGTAAACTATATAGTGCTTGATCTTGATCAACCGCGAAGTCCTGTGGGACCGGCGGGTTCACCCAAAGCGATCAATGGATTTGGCAGCGGCTTATCACTGATCTCCACACCAGCACCTGTCACTGCCCCAGTGACTCCTGAGGCAGGTACTACGTTGGACGTTCCCCCACCACCCATGCAGACCCAAAGCTTGAACAGCATCTCTGGTGATGCGGGAGATTCACAAGCGAAGAAGGTAACAGAATGCTCCGGGACCCAAGGCTACTCAACCATCGACTTCATCCGCACTTACGCGTTGAACAAGTCGTCGACTGAACTGCCAGAAACAGTGACGCATCGCCAGCATTCGTCGCACGATGCCGAGGAGCTGAGAATCACCAGGCACAGCAAGTGCATACGAAAGGCGTACTCCATAAGTGAGTGA
- the LOC120443877 gene encoding alpha-N-acetylglucosaminidase yields MALGGRTNGKMQLNWKLALALLALHRLQLGQGSELNLDAASGAEMGLQMAAHLSPSTPTDVQESADMSVLSRVIGERSSQLFKVHVNKQMDLRSFQITMLNDGRILLMGWDGVSVCKAFHHYLKYVLSKDVDWFKMRIVLPTNLQLPNVTIESQSASPFIYHQNVCTWSYSFAWWSFEQWRRHLDWMALMGISLTIAPVQEDIWVEVYTEMGLTLEEIDEHLAGPAFQAWQRMGNIRGWAGPLTPQWRRYQLLLQQEIIAAQRNLGMSVALPAFAGHVPRALKRLNPDSTFMEVQRWNQFPDQYCCGLFLEPKENLFNEIALNFLQKIITVYGSNHIFFCDPFNELEPPVAKPEYMRSTSAAIYESMRRIDPQAIWLLQGWMFVKNPFWTTDMAEAFLTAAPRGRILVLDLQSEQFPQYELTRSYFGQPFIWCMLHNFGGTLGMFGSAKLINSGIEEARRLPNSSLVGTGITPEGIGQNYVMYSFTLERGWSNKPLDLDSWFTNFSHTRYGVKDERLEQAWLQLKNSVYSFRGLQKMRGQYVVTRRPSFNQEPFTWYNASAVLDAWHLLLSSRAIIPLEDDRYEMYEHDLVDITRQFLQIIADQLYVNLRSAFRKRQVTRFEYLSTKLLKLFDDMELILASSRNFLLGNWLQQAKQAAPSPGEQTNFEFNARNQITAWGPDGQILDYACKQWSGLVSDYYRPRWRLFLEDVTVALHSRRPFNGTAFKLKVSQEIELPFSHKVDVYPVTPVGNTWLISQDIFETWKAYSKDTLFLHNNRLPVPRKLGPK; encoded by the exons ATGGCATTGGGCGGACGGACTAACGGAAAAATGCAGCTTAATTGGAAACTGGCCTTGGCCTTGCTAGCGCTGCACCGCCTGCAACTCGGGCAGGGTTCAGAACTGAACTTGGATGCGGCTTCTGGCGCTGAAATGGGACTGCAGATGGCTGCCCACTTGTCGCCCAGCACGCCCACAGATGTCCAGGAAAGCGCCGACATGTCGGTACTCAGCAGAGTAATCGGTGAACGATCTTCTCAATTGTTTAAGGTGCATGTTAATAAGCAAATGGATTTACGTAGCTTTCAG ATTACCATGTTGAATGATGGCCGGATTCTGCtgatgggatgggatggtgTGTCCGTGTGTAAGGCCTTCCATCACTACCTCAAATACGTTTTAAGCAAGGACGTGGATTGGTTCAAGATGCGCATTGTGTTGCCCACCAACTTGCAGCTGCCCAATGTGACCATCGAGTCCCAGTCGGCGAGCCCGTTTATCTATCACCAGAACGTGTGCACTTGGAGCTACAGCTTTGCGTGGTGGAGCTTTGAGCAGTGGCGCCGTCACTTGGATTGGATGGCCCTGATGGGCATCAGTCTGACTATTGCTCCGGTTCAGGAAGACATTTGGGTGGAGGTGTACACGGAGATGGGCCTTACGCTGGAGGAGATCGATGAACATCTGGCTGGACCAGCATTTCAGGCCTGGCAGCGCATGGGCAACATTCGTGGATGGGCGGGTCCACTGACACCGCAGTGGCGACGATATCAATTGCTCCTCCAGCAGGAGATAATCGCTGCCCAGAGAAATCTGGGCATGAGTGTGGCCTTGCCCGCCTTTGCCGGTCATGTGCCACGGGCTCTTAAGCGCCTGAATCCTGACTCGACATTCATGGAAGTGCAGCGATGGAACCAGTTCCCCGATCAATATTGCTGCGGCTTGTTCTTGGAACCCAAGGAGAATCTTTTCAACGAGATAGCCTTGAATTTCCTACAGAAGATCATTACGGTATATGGTTCGAATCACATCTTCTTCTGCGATCCCTTCAACGAACTGGAGCCACCGGTGGCCAAGCCGGAATACATGCGTTCTACGTCGGCAGCGATATATGAATCTATGCGCCGCATTGATCCTCAGGCCATTTGGCTGCTTCAGGGCTGGATGTTTGTGAAGAATCCCTTTTGGACCACGGACATGGCTGAGGCTTTCCTCACAGCCGCACCACGTGGTCGTATATTGGTGCTAGATCTCCAGAGCGAACAGTTTCCGCAATACGAGCTAACGCGCTCTTACTTTGGACAGCCTTTCATATGGTGCATGCTTCACAATTTCGGCGGCACCCTTGGCATGTTTGGATCAGCTAAACTGATAAACTCCGGAATCGAAGAGGCGCGTCGGTTGCCCAACAGCAGCTTGGTGGGCACGGGCATCACACCCGAGGGCATTGGCCAGAACTATGTGATGTATTCATTCACGTTGGAGCGCGGCTGGAGTAACAAGCCCTTGGATCTGGATAGCTGGTTCACGAATTTCTCACACACCCGTTATGGCGTGAAGGATGAGCGTTTGGAGCAGGCTTGGCTGCAGCTCAAGAATAGTGTCTATTCTTTCCGTGGTCTGCAGAAAATGCGGGGACAATATGTGGTGACGCGAAGGCCGTCCTTCAACCAGGAACCCTTCACTTGGTACAATGCAAGCGCAGTGCTGGATGCCTGGCACCTGTTGCTCTCCTCCAGAGCCATTATTCCGCTGGAGGATGACAGATACGAGATGTACGAGCACGATTTGGTGGACATAACCAGGCAATTCCTGCAGATCATCGCTGATCAGTTGTACGTCAATCTGCGGTCGGCCTTTAGAAAGCGACAGGTTACGCGTTTCGAATACCTTAGCACCAAGCTGTTGAAGCTGTTCGATGACATGGAGCTGATCCTGGCGAGCAGCAGAAACTTTCTGCTGGGCAACTGGCTGCAGCAGGCCAAGCAGGCGGCACCCAGCCCTGGGGAGCAAACAAACTTCGAATTCAATGCCAGAAATCAAATCACAGCCTGGGGTCCTGATGGTCAGATTCTGGACTACGCGTGCAAACAGTGGTCCGGCCTGGTGAGCGATTACTACAGGCCACGGTGGAGACTCTTCCTGGAAGATGTGACGGTGGCCCTGCATTCTCGGCGACCCTTCAACGGCACCGCTTTTAAGCTGAAAGTCTCGCAGGAAATCGAACTGCCTTTTAGCCACAAAGTCGACGTTTATCCTGTGACGCCGGTTGGCAACACCTGGCTGATTTCCCAGGACATTTTTGAAACCTGGAAGGCCTACTCAAAGGACACGCTCTTTTTACATAACAACAGATTACCAGTGCCCCGAAAATTGGGTCCTAAATAA